From the genome of Maniola jurtina chromosome 10, ilManJurt1.1, whole genome shotgun sequence, one region includes:
- the LOC123868654 gene encoding uncharacterized protein LOC123868654 isoform X4, producing the protein MPGPRKFESDKKPKKKPCHKGGVCTRKSCTRKKCRKYAALRKRQIARKTRRSEHNAPYTTLGVTDGKPRARGTQKHLDDDDSICGLDEIPRPEHVQIPANLKRGTLQTHSLTVLPCTKERKSAIHYGILTGTFNMYDNKFSARSKGRQALTMSVMAYCLAFHYHPKQWTMKLLDNLMDAGDQWYMQCLDKVHDHSAVQGMCEVLPFGKKQTLVLNGKRMQVLLGEPDIVGYSMSLDPTVYNLCRGLKAFFKNNRAGILLTRVLKVVIWKDRICYYIFDPAGRDSRAYSNFSNGCAALINVKDLGSVSEVLLARSILEDQKFVLSPVKVLKMVDEKCDEDFESDKELTQAEKAMMGYRILTENCAIVNANMHLGDRCFEDAKYRQALPIAIVAMTYAKISPPNTWFSKTLDKVLRLGTKLYMDCLHPKVLIDMTIDNIPNEIIVGPYACEIIIYRERVKGQLFTTKECLLNIRTGLEEFFSHEYNSGILEFNNYALAVWRQKDMYYLFDPYPRANDGSRSVNVGRACCLMLLNPDTMAAVFTKNWDYLPATTQFYIHAFKVLKLKKKNVQAQILCTLSDEQLPGVKKVKRKVLPTSKARGDGKELFHDVLPMEELEETPAAGPQVDEEHMGDIISLVESVQEDYLPPIPLKYKNLPPEELQPKVVNLDSPTVSVTQVVPPWPRPRDKTHEPPEPDPEPEPTPPPTPPLLPPPEGGEEEEEENEEEEDEDAAQRKKEEEKRRKAEEEEARRKAEELPPPLPPPPPSPQSEPEEVPLAQPIEIVEDEVQTMPPVKVDRRILLTEDAMYRSKLRQLRKKMTPPLVEAGDELTAQEELEKPSNFKSLPDNSQIIRGTTAINESDAIDVLPFAAIMAIVTSYKYTVNTWTVGLVNFVVETAKKLHQNKKEKFQLAPVHVIPKIAIGHQAYHAHIDVVGSGVTWQLERALRRLLRAHDRGALTTSSYSCAVFLRSGLYYLYDASACNAMGLREADRSKGKACLMRFTSLHDLVARVWYNKGGKTEEQQFILSRIIVRRLMIEPRLKLPEDYDFATMAPKSKKSKLSFADESKSSSDKKKSTTESSEPKTEPPVGYQQIGGIYRIEGTTALKDRKSTSDVKSCHFVSLIAMLMATMHPIRTWDHVTVDTCIEKGLEIHEKATNLSVCEKRVIKNIILDGKFVNVNIKKITVVNKNPEKTLEQYLRAVLRRLRYVIIRFPSCSMVICQTDGYYHLFDAYAPPADSPDPALAQRERKASKDSATEAPAQAKPAAVAGWTLYRSMEALIHRIKKNVSSANSPEFYTFELTSIKTAPRHSALNYRLSPLFKPDENPNAPYLRRRKIRPTVDEKMYWLNIESIPWSRMNCVNDLGLDRNTPRTMWKHWDIEFPGDLYSLWGSLHPSDAKFEEPYRGKQYLATSVVALVMSKACSLSAWTGSLLDGIVEVGDRYHQKCHSKFGKNHEIVLDDLETKFDDMYPYSFSVKFDKVIFGFVYNIYPDRFNLSKALVYFFEKNVLGILISPAKNLAFGKAGTSYFMFDCQSYGAPVFSPGQGAAYILKCESLNRLIYCMAITLNIRRHGQQFHLYSVTLTLNEKSK; encoded by the exons ATGCCTGGCCCAAGGAAATTTGAAAG cGATAAAAAACCAAAGAAAAAACCATGTCATAAAGGAGG AGTGTGCACTAGAAAATCTTGTACCAGGAAAAAATGCAG aaaatatgCTGCACTGAGGAAACGTCAAATTGCAAGAAAAACTAGAAG GTCGGAGCACAACGCGCCGTACACGACGCTGGGCGTGACGGACGGCAAGCCGCGCGCGCGCGGCACGCAGAAGCATCTCGATGACGACGACTCCATCTGCGGCCTCGATGAGATCCCCCGTCCGGAACAT gttcAAATACCAGCGAATTTGAAACGCGGAACACTACAGACCCACTCTCTAACGGTGCTACCTTGTACGAAAGAACGAAAATCTGCAATACACTATGGTATTCTGACTGGCACTTTCAACATGTACGACAATAAATTCA GCGCTAGATCAAAAGGAAGGCAGGCTCTTACGATGAGCGTCATGGCTTACTGCTTAGCTTTTCATTATCATCCAAAACAGTGGACTATGAAATTATTGGATAACTTGATGGATGCTGGTGATCAATG GTACATGCAATGTTTGGACAAAGTACATGATCATTCAGCGGTGCAAGGAATGTGTGAGGTATTGCCGTTTGGTAAAAAGCAAACTTTAGTGTTGAACGGCAAGAGAATGCAAGTTTTGCTTGGAGAGCCAGACATAGTTGGATATTCAATGTCTCTGGACCCCACCGTATACAACCTTTGTAGAGGGCTCAAAGCGTTCTTTAAGAATAATCGTGCTGGTATTTTACTGACCAG GGTACTGAAAGTTGTAATATGGAAGGATCGAATATGCTACTATATTTTCGATCCTGCGGGTAGGGACTCGAGGGCATATTCCAACTTTTCGAATGGTTGCGCCGCCCTTATCAACGTCAAGGATCTAGGATCAGTATCAGAAGTCTTGTTAGCGCGGAGCATTTTGGAGGATCAAAAATTCGTTCTGTCGCCCGTTAAAGTACTAAAAATGGTAGATGAGAAATGTGATGAAGATTTCGAGTCTGACAAAGAGTTGACGCAGGCTGAAAAGGCTATGATGGGTTATAGAATACTTACCGAAAATTGCGCTATCGTGAATGCGAATATGCATTTGGGTGACAGATGTTTTGAAGATGCAAAATATCGTCAAGCGTTGCCGATCGCTATAGTTGCCATGACGTATGCCAAGATATCTCCTCCTAACACGTGGTTTTCAAAGACATTGGACAAAGTGCTGCGTCTCGGCACCAAATTGTACATGGACTGCTTGCATCCTAAAGTGCTGATCGACATGACGATAGATAATATACCGAACGAAATTATTGTAGGCCCGTACGCTTGcgagattattatttacagagAGAGGGTTAAAGGCCAATTGTTTACTACGAAGGAGTGTTTGCTGAATATTCGCACGGGCCTCGAAGAATTCTTCAGTCATGAATATAATAGTGGTATTTTAGAATTCAATAACTATGCGCTAGCGGTGTGGAGACAGAAAGACATGTATTATCTGTTCGATCCATATCCGCGCGCTAACGACGGATCGCGATCAGTCAATGTCGGTAGAGCTTGTTGTCTGATGCTTCTCAACCCGGATACCATGGCTGCTGTGTTTACGAAGAACTGGGATTATTTGCCTGCAACTACACAGTTTTATATTCATGCGTTCAAAGTcctgaaattaaagaaaaaaaatgttcag GCTCAAATATTATGCACTCTTAGCGACGAGCAGTTGCCAGGAGTCAAGAAAGTGAAACGTAAAGTTCTGCCGACGAGCAAGGCTCGAGGCGATGGCAAGGAGCTATTCCACGACGTCTTGCCTATGGAAGAGCTGGAAGAGACGCCTGCAGCTGGG ccaCAAGTGGATGAAGAGCATATGGGGGATATAATATCCTTGGTAGAAAGCGTACAAGAGGACTATCTTCCTCCTATACCTTTAAAATACAAGAACTTACCTCCTGAAGAATTGCAGCCTAAAGtcg TGAACTTGGACTCGCCGACGGTGTCGGTGACGCAGGTGGTGCCGCCGTGGCCGCGCCCGCGCGACAAGACGCACGAGCCGCCCGAGCCCGACCCCGAGCCCGAGCCCACGCCGCCACCCACTCCACCGCTGCTACCG CCACCGGAAGGAGGGGAAGAGGAG GAAGAAGAAAATGAGGAGGAGGAAGATGAAGACGCAGCGCAGCGAAAGAAGGAAGAAGAGAAGAGGAGGAAGGCGGAGGAAGAAGAGGCGCGGCGCAAGGCGGAGGAGCTgccgccgccgctgccgccgccgccgccctcGCCGCAGTCCGAGCCCGAAGAAGTACCG ttggCGCAACCAATAGAAATAGTCGAAGATGAAGTCCAAACGATGCCGCCGGTCAAAGTCGACCGTCGAATCCTTCTCACAGAGGACGCCATGTACCGTTCCAAGTTGCGACAGCTCCGCAAAAAAATGACGCCTCCTTTAGTAGAAGCCGGCGATGAATTGACGGCGCAAGAAGAGTTAGAAAAGCCGAGCAACTTCAAAAGTTTGCCGGACAACAGTCAGATTATAAGAGGAACAACTGCAATTAATGAATCAGACGCCATAGACGTGCTGCCCTTTGCAGCCATAATGGCGATAGTGACGTCCTACAAGTACACAGTGAACACGTGGACGGTCGGGTTAGTTAACTTCGTAGTGGAGACGGCCAAGAAGTTACACCAGAATAAGAAGGAAAAGTTTCAGCTCGCCCCGGTTCATGTTATACCGAAAATTGCTATTGGACATCAG GCGTATCACGCTCACATCGACGTGGTGGGGTCGGGCGTGACGTGGCAGCTGGAGCGCGCGCTGCGGCGCCTGCTGCGCGCGCACGACCGCGGCGCGCTCACCACGTCCAGCTACAGCTGCGCCGTGTTCCTCCGCAGCGGCCTCTACTACCTGTACGACGCGAGCGCCTGCAACGCCATGGGCCTGCGGGAAGCCGACCGGAGCAAAGGCAAAGCGTGTTTGATGCGATTCACCTCGTTGCACGATCTCGTAGCGAg ggtTTGGTATAATAAAGGTGGGAAGACCGAGGAACAGCAGTTTATACTGAGCAGAATAATAGTGAGAAGACTGATGATCGAACCCCGCTTGAAATTGCCTGAGGACTACGATTTTGCCACGATGGCGCCCAAGagcaaaaaatctaaattatcgTTCGCTGATGAATCGAAATCATCATCTGATAAGAAAAAATCTACTACCGAAAGCTCTGAGCCAAAAACGGAACCGCCGGTTGGCTACCAACAGATCGGTGGGATATACAGAATAGAAGGGACGACAGCGCTCAAGGACAGAAAATCTACTTCAGACGTGAAATCTTGTCATTTCGTCAGTTTAATAGCTATGCTGATGGCGACAATGCACCCCATCCGAACCTGGGACCACGTCACGGTGGACACATGCATCGAGAAAGGCTTAGAAATACACGAGAAGGCGACCAACTTGAGCGTTTGCGAAAAGAGAGTGATCAAAAACATTATTCTGGATGGCAAATTCGTGAACGTTAATATCAAGAAAATTACTGTCGTGAACAAAAATCCGGAGAAGACACTAGAACAGTATTTGAGAGCAGTTTTGAGAAGACTCCGATACGTCATCATTAGATTCCCTTCGTGCAGCATGGTGATCTGCCAGACCGACGGCTACTACCACCTGTTCGACGCCTACGCGCCGCCCGCCGACAGCCCCGACCCCGCGCTCGCGCAGCGGGAACGCAAGGCCAGCAAGGACTCTGCGACGGAGGCGCCCGCGCAGGCGAAGCCGGCCGCCGTGGCCGGCTGGACTCTCTATCGCTCCATGGAAGCTTTGATTCATAGAATAAAGAAAAATGTATCTTCTGCGAACTCTCCTGAATTCTATACTTTCGAACTGACTTCGATCAAAACTGCTCCCCGTCATTCCGCTCTGAACTACAGACTCAGCCCGCTCTTTAAACCGGACGAGAATCCTAACGCGCCATATTTAAGAAGACGTAAGATTCGTCCGACCGTAGATGAGAAAATGTATTGGCTAAATATTGAAAGTATACCCTGGTCGCGCATGAATTGTGTCAACGATTTGGGGCTAGACCGGAACACCCCTCGAACTATGTGGAAGCATTGGGACATCGAATTCCCCGGAGACCTCTACTCGCTCTGGGGATCGCTGCATCCCTCGGACGCCAAGTTTGAGGAACCTTATCGCGGCAAACAATACTTGGCGACCAGCGTCGTGGCGCTGGTGATGAGCAAAGCCTGCAGCTTGAGCGCTTGGACCGGCAGTCTCCTGGATGGAATCGTCGAAGTGGGAGACAGATATCATCAGAAATGTCATTCCAAGTTCGGCAAAAACCACGAAATCGTGCTCGACGATTTAGAAACAAAGTTTGATGATATGTATCCCTACTCGTTTTCGGTGAAGTTTGATAAAGTAATATTTGGCTTTGTGTATAACATTTATCCCGATAGATTTAATTTGAGCAAGGCTTTAGTTTATTTCTTTGAAAAGAATGTTTTGGGAATATTGATAAGTCCTGCAAAGAACTTGGCTTTTGGCAAGGCAGGCACCTCGTATTTCATGTTCGACTGTCAGAGTTACGGAGCCCCGGTATTCAGTCCCGGCCAAGGAGCCGCGTACATTTTGAAATGTGAAAGTCTCAACAGATTAATCTATTGTATGGCGATAACATTGAATATAAGAAGACATGGTCAGCAATTCCATTTGTACAGCGTAACTTTGACACTTaatgaaaaatctaaataa
- the LOC123868654 gene encoding uncharacterized protein LOC123868654 isoform X1, which yields MSGKKRVCRCPPKLQRICKHAKVTDCKDVAEIIEALTYQAESSKKSNKVKPPKFKTKPFTPRHYKDTCIPMAPSMHTRLKYIGHCSLEPSKTDTREKQAYSRFDFGSTSEEEAGGVLRKKKKKYKKKVRYYDLLPCDVILPTPVPVVKHTASDQSIFNVASPKTSGEVIAAQKAAAKPADYKPPLPPKSGYDLYKPHSGIIVNKDKSFAPDVVHMPGPRKFESDKKPKKKPCHKGGVCTRKSCTRKKCRKYAALRKRQIARKTRRSEHNAPYTTLGVTDGKPRARGTQKHLDDDDSICGLDEIPRPEHVQIPANLKRGTLQTHSLTVLPCTKERKSAIHYGILTGTFNMYDNKFSARSKGRQALTMSVMAYCLAFHYHPKQWTMKLLDNLMDAGDQWYMQCLDKVHDHSAVQGMCEVLPFGKKQTLVLNGKRMQVLLGEPDIVGYSMSLDPTVYNLCRGLKAFFKNNRAGILLTRVLKVVIWKDRICYYIFDPAGRDSRAYSNFSNGCAALINVKDLGSVSEVLLARSILEDQKFVLSPVKVLKMVDEKCDEDFESDKELTQAEKAMMGYRILTENCAIVNANMHLGDRCFEDAKYRQALPIAIVAMTYAKISPPNTWFSKTLDKVLRLGTKLYMDCLHPKVLIDMTIDNIPNEIIVGPYACEIIIYRERVKGQLFTTKECLLNIRTGLEEFFSHEYNSGILEFNNYALAVWRQKDMYYLFDPYPRANDGSRSVNVGRACCLMLLNPDTMAAVFTKNWDYLPATTQFYIHAFKVLKLKKKNVQAQILCTLSDEQLPGVKKVKRKVLPTSKARGDGKELFHDVLPMEELEETPAAGPQVDEEHMGDIISLVESVQEDYLPPIPLKYKNLPPEELQPKVVNLDSPTVSVTQVVPPWPRPRDKTHEPPEPDPEPEPTPPPTPPLLPPPEGGEEEEEENEEEEDEDAAQRKKEEEKRRKAEEEEARRKAEELPPPLPPPPPSPQSEPEEVPLAQPIEIVEDEVQTMPPVKVDRRILLTEDAMYRSKLRQLRKKMTPPLVEAGDELTAQEELEKPSNFKSLPDNSQIIRGTTAINESDAIDVLPFAAIMAIVTSYKYTVNTWTVGLVNFVVETAKKLHQNKKEKFQLAPVHVIPKIAIGHQAYHAHIDVVGSGVTWQLERALRRLLRAHDRGALTTSSYSCAVFLRSGLYYLYDASACNAMGLREADRSKGKACLMRFTSLHDLVARVWYNKGGKTEEQQFILSRIIVRRLMIEPRLKLPEDYDFATMAPKSKKSKLSFADESKSSSDKKKSTTESSEPKTEPPVGYQQIGGIYRIEGTTALKDRKSTSDVKSCHFVSLIAMLMATMHPIRTWDHVTVDTCIEKGLEIHEKATNLSVCEKRVIKNIILDGKFVNVNIKKITVVNKNPEKTLEQYLRAVLRRLRYVIIRFPSCSMVICQTDGYYHLFDAYAPPADSPDPALAQRERKASKDSATEAPAQAKPAAVAGWTLYRSMEALIHRIKKNVSSANSPEFYTFELTSIKTAPRHSALNYRLSPLFKPDENPNAPYLRRRKIRPTVDEKMYWLNIESIPWSRMNCVNDLGLDRNTPRTMWKHWDIEFPGDLYSLWGSLHPSDAKFEEPYRGKQYLATSVVALVMSKACSLSAWTGSLLDGIVEVGDRYHQKCHSKFGKNHEIVLDDLETKFDDMYPYSFSVKFDKVIFGFVYNIYPDRFNLSKALVYFFEKNVLGILISPAKNLAFGKAGTSYFMFDCQSYGAPVFSPGQGAAYILKCESLNRLIYCMAITLNIRRHGQQFHLYSVTLTLNEKSK from the exons ATGAGTGGCAAAAAACG CGTTTGCAGGTGCCCTCCAAAATTACAACGAATATGCAAACATGCGAAAGTCACGGATTGTAAGGATGTTGCGGAAATTATTGAAGCTCTCACATATCAAGCTGAAA gtTCAAAGAAAAGTAATAAAGTAAAACCACCGAAGTTTAAAACAAAGCCGTTCACACCGCGTCATTATAAGGACACGTGTATTCCTATGGCGCCGTCGATGCATACGAG ATTGAAATACATTGGACACTGTTCGTTAGAACCATCTAAAACAGACACTCGAGAAAA gcAAGCCTACTCAAGGTTTGATTTTGGATCTACATCGGAAGAGGAGGCTGGCGGTGTattaagaaagaagaaaaagaaatacaaaaagaaAGTTCGATACTACGATCTGTTACCCTGCGATGTGATCCTGCCCACGCCGGTACCTGTTGTCAAGCATACAGCATCTgatcaatctatctttaat GTGGCGAGCCCTAAGACAAGTGGGGAAGTGATTGCGGCACAGAAGGCGGCAGCGAAACCAGCAGACTATAAACCGCCATTACCACCGAAATCTGGCTACga TTTGTACAAACCACATAGCGGAATAATAGTGAATAAGGACAAATCTTTTGCACCCGATGTTGTTCATATGCCTGGCCCAAGGAAATTTGAAAG cGATAAAAAACCAAAGAAAAAACCATGTCATAAAGGAGG AGTGTGCACTAGAAAATCTTGTACCAGGAAAAAATGCAG aaaatatgCTGCACTGAGGAAACGTCAAATTGCAAGAAAAACTAGAAG GTCGGAGCACAACGCGCCGTACACGACGCTGGGCGTGACGGACGGCAAGCCGCGCGCGCGCGGCACGCAGAAGCATCTCGATGACGACGACTCCATCTGCGGCCTCGATGAGATCCCCCGTCCGGAACAT gttcAAATACCAGCGAATTTGAAACGCGGAACACTACAGACCCACTCTCTAACGGTGCTACCTTGTACGAAAGAACGAAAATCTGCAATACACTATGGTATTCTGACTGGCACTTTCAACATGTACGACAATAAATTCA GCGCTAGATCAAAAGGAAGGCAGGCTCTTACGATGAGCGTCATGGCTTACTGCTTAGCTTTTCATTATCATCCAAAACAGTGGACTATGAAATTATTGGATAACTTGATGGATGCTGGTGATCAATG GTACATGCAATGTTTGGACAAAGTACATGATCATTCAGCGGTGCAAGGAATGTGTGAGGTATTGCCGTTTGGTAAAAAGCAAACTTTAGTGTTGAACGGCAAGAGAATGCAAGTTTTGCTTGGAGAGCCAGACATAGTTGGATATTCAATGTCTCTGGACCCCACCGTATACAACCTTTGTAGAGGGCTCAAAGCGTTCTTTAAGAATAATCGTGCTGGTATTTTACTGACCAG GGTACTGAAAGTTGTAATATGGAAGGATCGAATATGCTACTATATTTTCGATCCTGCGGGTAGGGACTCGAGGGCATATTCCAACTTTTCGAATGGTTGCGCCGCCCTTATCAACGTCAAGGATCTAGGATCAGTATCAGAAGTCTTGTTAGCGCGGAGCATTTTGGAGGATCAAAAATTCGTTCTGTCGCCCGTTAAAGTACTAAAAATGGTAGATGAGAAATGTGATGAAGATTTCGAGTCTGACAAAGAGTTGACGCAGGCTGAAAAGGCTATGATGGGTTATAGAATACTTACCGAAAATTGCGCTATCGTGAATGCGAATATGCATTTGGGTGACAGATGTTTTGAAGATGCAAAATATCGTCAAGCGTTGCCGATCGCTATAGTTGCCATGACGTATGCCAAGATATCTCCTCCTAACACGTGGTTTTCAAAGACATTGGACAAAGTGCTGCGTCTCGGCACCAAATTGTACATGGACTGCTTGCATCCTAAAGTGCTGATCGACATGACGATAGATAATATACCGAACGAAATTATTGTAGGCCCGTACGCTTGcgagattattatttacagagAGAGGGTTAAAGGCCAATTGTTTACTACGAAGGAGTGTTTGCTGAATATTCGCACGGGCCTCGAAGAATTCTTCAGTCATGAATATAATAGTGGTATTTTAGAATTCAATAACTATGCGCTAGCGGTGTGGAGACAGAAAGACATGTATTATCTGTTCGATCCATATCCGCGCGCTAACGACGGATCGCGATCAGTCAATGTCGGTAGAGCTTGTTGTCTGATGCTTCTCAACCCGGATACCATGGCTGCTGTGTTTACGAAGAACTGGGATTATTTGCCTGCAACTACACAGTTTTATATTCATGCGTTCAAAGTcctgaaattaaagaaaaaaaatgttcag GCTCAAATATTATGCACTCTTAGCGACGAGCAGTTGCCAGGAGTCAAGAAAGTGAAACGTAAAGTTCTGCCGACGAGCAAGGCTCGAGGCGATGGCAAGGAGCTATTCCACGACGTCTTGCCTATGGAAGAGCTGGAAGAGACGCCTGCAGCTGGG ccaCAAGTGGATGAAGAGCATATGGGGGATATAATATCCTTGGTAGAAAGCGTACAAGAGGACTATCTTCCTCCTATACCTTTAAAATACAAGAACTTACCTCCTGAAGAATTGCAGCCTAAAGtcg TGAACTTGGACTCGCCGACGGTGTCGGTGACGCAGGTGGTGCCGCCGTGGCCGCGCCCGCGCGACAAGACGCACGAGCCGCCCGAGCCCGACCCCGAGCCCGAGCCCACGCCGCCACCCACTCCACCGCTGCTACCG CCACCGGAAGGAGGGGAAGAGGAG GAAGAAGAAAATGAGGAGGAGGAAGATGAAGACGCAGCGCAGCGAAAGAAGGAAGAAGAGAAGAGGAGGAAGGCGGAGGAAGAAGAGGCGCGGCGCAAGGCGGAGGAGCTgccgccgccgctgccgccgccgccgccctcGCCGCAGTCCGAGCCCGAAGAAGTACCG ttggCGCAACCAATAGAAATAGTCGAAGATGAAGTCCAAACGATGCCGCCGGTCAAAGTCGACCGTCGAATCCTTCTCACAGAGGACGCCATGTACCGTTCCAAGTTGCGACAGCTCCGCAAAAAAATGACGCCTCCTTTAGTAGAAGCCGGCGATGAATTGACGGCGCAAGAAGAGTTAGAAAAGCCGAGCAACTTCAAAAGTTTGCCGGACAACAGTCAGATTATAAGAGGAACAACTGCAATTAATGAATCAGACGCCATAGACGTGCTGCCCTTTGCAGCCATAATGGCGATAGTGACGTCCTACAAGTACACAGTGAACACGTGGACGGTCGGGTTAGTTAACTTCGTAGTGGAGACGGCCAAGAAGTTACACCAGAATAAGAAGGAAAAGTTTCAGCTCGCCCCGGTTCATGTTATACCGAAAATTGCTATTGGACATCAG GCGTATCACGCTCACATCGACGTGGTGGGGTCGGGCGTGACGTGGCAGCTGGAGCGCGCGCTGCGGCGCCTGCTGCGCGCGCACGACCGCGGCGCGCTCACCACGTCCAGCTACAGCTGCGCCGTGTTCCTCCGCAGCGGCCTCTACTACCTGTACGACGCGAGCGCCTGCAACGCCATGGGCCTGCGGGAAGCCGACCGGAGCAAAGGCAAAGCGTGTTTGATGCGATTCACCTCGTTGCACGATCTCGTAGCGAg ggtTTGGTATAATAAAGGTGGGAAGACCGAGGAACAGCAGTTTATACTGAGCAGAATAATAGTGAGAAGACTGATGATCGAACCCCGCTTGAAATTGCCTGAGGACTACGATTTTGCCACGATGGCGCCCAAGagcaaaaaatctaaattatcgTTCGCTGATGAATCGAAATCATCATCTGATAAGAAAAAATCTACTACCGAAAGCTCTGAGCCAAAAACGGAACCGCCGGTTGGCTACCAACAGATCGGTGGGATATACAGAATAGAAGGGACGACAGCGCTCAAGGACAGAAAATCTACTTCAGACGTGAAATCTTGTCATTTCGTCAGTTTAATAGCTATGCTGATGGCGACAATGCACCCCATCCGAACCTGGGACCACGTCACGGTGGACACATGCATCGAGAAAGGCTTAGAAATACACGAGAAGGCGACCAACTTGAGCGTTTGCGAAAAGAGAGTGATCAAAAACATTATTCTGGATGGCAAATTCGTGAACGTTAATATCAAGAAAATTACTGTCGTGAACAAAAATCCGGAGAAGACACTAGAACAGTATTTGAGAGCAGTTTTGAGAAGACTCCGATACGTCATCATTAGATTCCCTTCGTGCAGCATGGTGATCTGCCAGACCGACGGCTACTACCACCTGTTCGACGCCTACGCGCCGCCCGCCGACAGCCCCGACCCCGCGCTCGCGCAGCGGGAACGCAAGGCCAGCAAGGACTCTGCGACGGAGGCGCCCGCGCAGGCGAAGCCGGCCGCCGTGGCCGGCTGGACTCTCTATCGCTCCATGGAAGCTTTGATTCATAGAATAAAGAAAAATGTATCTTCTGCGAACTCTCCTGAATTCTATACTTTCGAACTGACTTCGATCAAAACTGCTCCCCGTCATTCCGCTCTGAACTACAGACTCAGCCCGCTCTTTAAACCGGACGAGAATCCTAACGCGCCATATTTAAGAAGACGTAAGATTCGTCCGACCGTAGATGAGAAAATGTATTGGCTAAATATTGAAAGTATACCCTGGTCGCGCATGAATTGTGTCAACGATTTGGGGCTAGACCGGAACACCCCTCGAACTATGTGGAAGCATTGGGACATCGAATTCCCCGGAGACCTCTACTCGCTCTGGGGATCGCTGCATCCCTCGGACGCCAAGTTTGAGGAACCTTATCGCGGCAAACAATACTTGGCGACCAGCGTCGTGGCGCTGGTGATGAGCAAAGCCTGCAGCTTGAGCGCTTGGACCGGCAGTCTCCTGGATGGAATCGTCGAAGTGGGAGACAGATATCATCAGAAATGTCATTCCAAGTTCGGCAAAAACCACGAAATCGTGCTCGACGATTTAGAAACAAAGTTTGATGATATGTATCCCTACTCGTTTTCGGTGAAGTTTGATAAAGTAATATTTGGCTTTGTGTATAACATTTATCCCGATAGATTTAATTTGAGCAAGGCTTTAGTTTATTTCTTTGAAAAGAATGTTTTGGGAATATTGATAAGTCCTGCAAAGAACTTGGCTTTTGGCAAGGCAGGCACCTCGTATTTCATGTTCGACTGTCAGAGTTACGGAGCCCCGGTATTCAGTCCCGGCCAAGGAGCCGCGTACATTTTGAAATGTGAAAGTCTCAACAGATTAATCTATTGTATGGCGATAACATTGAATATAAGAAGACATGGTCAGCAATTCCATTTGTACAGCGTAACTTTGACACTTaatgaaaaatctaaataa